The sequence TTCTCATTGTGGAAGACTACATTCGCCCCATGTGGCTGATGTGGTTACCCGTGTTGTTTTTTCAGTGGAGGAATAGAAGCATTACAAATAATTTGAATGTTAAATTGTAGCTTTGTGTCAATTACAGGCCACCAACTGGGATTCTAAGCCCGCTTTTATATCACAATACAGGTTCTCAAAGTATGCCGGAGGTGACATAGTATGAATAAATGACCTCACCTCACAGTCATTCTCAGACGTCTCTCCGGAGGAAAAGAGGCCGTGGGAGTCCGATTCCCTCCGCAGCATGACCTCCGACCTGGCTCACGCACTCACATAGACCTGCAGCGGCACATAAACAGCAGAGAAAGTAGCTCAGTGACAGCCATCGAGGTTTTTGGGGAAGTTTTACCTCCTTGAAATTGACAATTTGACGTTTGGGAGGCTTGTTTTACAAACATTATGAATGTTTTGGTAAAGATTGTGATAGAAAGATCTTTAGGAGCGTCATGTTTTTGATTCTGTGCACATTCACAACAATAGACCTACAATTGGTTATCCAGCGTTGCATAGCCTACAATGTTCAATATCACGGGTAAAACGTGAAATCACGTAATGATTCAACTGTTTTACAAATTAGTGTTGTTCCAATTGATAATATGAAGCAAATTCTAATTTATTCTACTTGGTACCGGGTTCTAATAAGGCCCTCTGTATAAAAAGTTTATAAGTTCTGAGCAAtggctttgtttttgattgacAAAATTTACATAGGCTACAGTACAGTTTCCCTGATACTATAGGACTGGTAATCCCATATGGCTGAGCCAATGATAATGGTACACAATGTCAATTTCCTTTTCTCTAAAGTGAAGAAATTAGAACTGGATAGCCTACAGATGATGATTTACACAAGCAATCTCACAGTAACATCTGCTCAGCAGTGTCCGCACTCATTACGTAATAACCTACGACATTCAATGTTCGAGGCTGACAACTTTTCAGATAAAGATGCTGAGGGGAAAAGACGCTGTCAACATTTAGAGATCATGACTTTAAGTGATATTCAAAGACACATGCtacatttattattgttatatacaCACGTATGGAATAAAAACAACTCTTAATTCTAAGCGACAATAAAATAGAACAGAGTAACCTGTTTTACCTCGAACGCATCCTGTCCAAGAACATGAAATAAACCCATACAAAACGGGAATGGAGTTCTGTATCTGTATttagaggatgaggaggaggacgcGGCGACGCTTCTCATTGTGACGCGGGGAAGCCATGAGCTCGCGCTGCCTGTAAATGTTTGACATTGTAGCAAATCCTCTGTGTGATGTCAGCCCAAAAACGATGACAGGCAGCTACGGTCAGGCCAGCGCGCGCTCACCGGGATGTTCCCAAAGCAACGCGGGAGCGCGAAAAGAGGGACTTCCGTTCGGGACTTTCAAAGTAAAGTTCAGTatttaagaaaaacacacacacatattacatatgtgtatatatatatatatatatatatatatatatatatatatatatatatatgtacacagttGGCCAaatgtttggacacaccttctcattcaatgcgtttttatttttatgactttacaCTGTCTTTGTTAACTAGAatacaagacatgttttcagttattttacacttttttattaagtacataattccacatgtgttcatttatagttctgatgccttcagtgataatctacaatgtaaatagtcataaaaataaacaaaacgcattgaatgagaaggtatgtccaaacttttggcctgtactgtaggCTATAAATGCAAACATAGATGCAAGTGAACTACAGTTGATCTTAAAGgcaaacagcaacaaatataAATCATAGGTTACCATCGGCATAATACCAGTGGATTGATCTGACATGACAAAACTGAGCTGCTTTCAGGACCTTTAGGAGCATCATTTTGATTCTGTGTTTTAGTGGTGCATATTCACAACATCAGACCTACAGTTGTTTATCCAGCGTTGCATAGCCTACTTTCACAAAAGCTGAACTTGTTGTTGGTCTTCTTCTACCTCTGGCTGGGTTCTCGCCCCTAGATCATTATCTGAAAGTGGTTTTGTGAACCCACCAATCATCTGGTCCGAAGGAGGGAGCCAACGTACATACCTTCACAGCTCCAGCCTCCCCTTGAGCCAGTCCATTTGGACACATACTGTGTGGCACACCGGTATGGTATTGTCTTTCAGGAAAATGAGACGTTTAGTTGCTCAGAGAAAAATGGTACACATTCGGTGTATTCTGTGGTTTATATTGAATTCAAGACACAACTCAGCTACATTTTCTGCAATAAATTCAAGAACTTTTTGGCTCAAAGACATCATAACGACGTTAAGTCATCATCTATATCAGCATATAAAAAGCCAGTGTAAAATCCATTTTACTTATTAGGATTTATGAATATGCATGTCCCAGTTCAAAATGAcctttacatgacagcatccgAGCTCTGGTTCCTGACCCTCACAAATTACACTTAATATTCTCAAAGCAAACTGGGAGTGATTCCATTGTCATATTTGCCCTGATCTTTATCTTGTGCTGTGAAGGCCCTGAGAGAGATAAGCAACATTCGGAGATTGTCATGatgggacagacagagaaacagatgaAAAGAGATGCACACATTTTATAGACAGCCActgccacacagacacacagagaaagtcCCAGGCCGGTTTGATCAAAGACAATCACCCGGAAATGTCGGTCCCCATGGGACATCTGTCTGTTTCAGTAACTGTGCCACATCATCGCTAAAATACTGTCCAGCTACAGTACAACAGTTGATATGGTAGCGTCTAGTAAGTGGATCTTTGTCAAATCGAGtgaaacacacatttattatcattattcatTAAATTAGTGACTTACAAAACCctaaataacacaaacaagatGCTGAAAAAGAGCATTTTCTTTCTAAATTCTCTTTTGCAGTAGGtttgaaaaaacattaataGATAAATGAAAGGCAAAAAGAGCTTAAGTTTTCCAAATAGAGCTCATTTTGGCCTACGTGTCCCGTGAGGCCTACTGCGGCCTCTAGACAGCGGGGCAACTGAAGGAGATAAAGTGTAATTAGGGGCGACCTAATGGCCGAGGGAGGGCTCCTCATTATGGCTGCATGTCGACCATGCAAATGACCCCTGTGAACATAACTGTACACTGGATGTGATTCAACAGACGCTTTCTGAAAGAAGTTTTGATTATAATTTGTTTCACACAGTTGTTTACACTGTGATGCTTTTGCAATTGCTGAACTGGCTAATGTTTGTTGAggaatatttatataatattttttaagaTGACCCATTATGCACTGCTGTCCATAATCACTCTGCTGCATAATGACCTATTTAGGACCATGTGTGTCAACAGATACACTAAAAACGTTATACCTTGTCTTATCAAGGTAGCTTTGATGATTGCGGTAATGTATGCTGATGTGTCATCTCCAAAGTTGCACGTAACCAGAAAAGGGATGCATGGCAACATTTAGTCAATTGTGCTCTTTTATGCATTCACGGGGGAGAAGGGGAGGCAGAAGGGGAGGGAAGTAACAGATCTTCAGAGGCAGATAAAGACGTTTGTGTATACACAAGTAGCAATACAAACAGGAGATGCAGCCTCGATAAGAAAATTAAGGAAAAGGGTGCAACTCAAATAAAGCAAGAGGGATGCACTAACGGACCAATGCACTTctctctaactctctctctttctgttttctctccaaACGCGCACTCGCTGTCACTTAAAAAAGGagtatcagagagagagagatgaaagtCAAGGGATAGCTGCAGAAGCACATCATTTGGATATTCTGGAAGCGCTACAGAAAGGCATTCCTTGGATTTTCTCATCAGAATTGGATGCAGAACTAAACCCAGCCTGTCAGAGCTCACCtcatttcttttgtctttgaCTGAGGTCACAGTGGACATTCGGATAAAAGCATCAGACTTAGGCTAGTCATTTTTAGATTTGAAGGACTAACACCGCACCCGAGGCAATTGCAGGTTACGGCGCTGTGAGAGCACCCACAGGTGGTTCGAAGATTGGGATTTGGTTGTGCGAGTTATGCACTTCTGTGGTCAACATGTGAGGTTGAGCATCACAGACACTCAGATTCATATCATACACAGTGTCTGAGGGGTTTGCAGACTGCACagtgagaaaaagagacaaggaAGGGATCCAGTTTAGCTGCTGTGtggaacatgaggacaaaagcAAATATGCACTAAATCTGCTCTGAACCAAAATACGTTTTTATCTAATAAAAGGAaggtgcatgttttttttctcaagcaTAAAGCAAAAATTAAAACCTGGTTTGTTAAGGTAATGCTGCTAATTATCAACAGAACTCTTTTTACTAATCAGCTCTGAAAGACCAATGAAGGAATCGGACCAAACCAAGGATTACCCTATGACTTGGGATTTTGATCTATCCTGGAATTCATTCCTAAAACCAGCTGCGCGTCTTTGCCTCAACACCTTGGATTTCTCAGACCTGTGGGACGAGGAAGACAGTACAGAGGACGAGGGAACTCAATCAACCAATGAATCATCGTTGTGTCTCCAAGCCCCTCCGGCCCCCccacctcttcctccccctcctccgcTGGGATCACCTTTGCCCTCTGCCTCCCATAAAGGTGCTATCAAATGCCGAACCTTGAAGCTCCACTGGAGGGAACTGCAGAGTTTAGCTCCCCTTCCCAGGATGACCCGCTTCGGGACTAAGACTATATGGGCCGGACTTGAGCCAGTCCATTTGGACACAAACCGACTGGAGTACCTGTTTGAATCTAAGGGCAGTAGCACAAGTTTTAATTTGGCTTCTGGGAGGCAGGTAAGACCAATGAGGCAGGATGATGACTCAGCAAATATAGTGAAACTTTAGTTTTTACCCCATTCGGTCAATCCTAGTATAAAAATCGATTCATTTAGGGGGATTGCTGGTGCTATCGGAAGATTGGTCCGGTTGTCCTTCATTTTTGGCCGGATTaccctcaccttccgctttctttgtgttggcattctaaatttatgagaactatggttaactgctcctcagatctctggagggtaaatccagacagctagctagactgtctgtccaatctgagttttctgttgcacgactaaaacaacttttgaacgaacatgttccaccaaaacaagttccttccagaggctattttgcagacaCAACGACGTTATTGTATCCGGGGCTTAGTGCCACCCaggatgattgtgattggtttaaagacatacCAAGACACCAGAGCAcatttctcccatcccagaatgctgtgtggactagccacaCTCTCACCCCCAGCGCTGTAgcggaaggtctggcaatgtgagactaggtCAATGCATGTTGTTCTACATCAGCTTTTCTTTACATGTCAACTTTTGGGGaaacagtgacaaaaacgtttttaaaatgTCCATTAAATACAATATGCTAATTTTGATTTCTCACAATGAGAAATgttattgacatttttgacaaattTACAAATTATTATGATAAATTCCACCCTAAAAGGCACTTACATAAAAACTTATAATAACTTTATTAAACTGTACAGAAGCAGCCGTCAGTCTCCGTGTTGGGGATGAAGCGGAGTAACATCATAACCATCGCTCTGAGCAGACTGCCCCCTCCCCGCCTCCTCCCCCCTGCTATCTACAGCATGGACAGCAGTGTGCTGGACAGAGAGGACGTTCAGGTAGAGGTCAAGTCTTCAGCATTTGCTCAACTTTAAGTGTTTTGGATTGGGTGGATAGTGCAGTATGAGTTCATCTTTTTCCCCATTCCTTTCTAAAACAGCGGCTTAAAGCACTGATCCCAACAGAAGAGGAACTGGGTCTGATCAAGGAGACCAAGGCCCAGaaccccctctctcctctggcCCCAGCCGAGCTCTGCCTCCTCACGCTGGGGGAAATCCCACATCTGAACTCAAGGCTTCAGCTGTGGGCTTTTGCTCTGGACTATGACTCATTAGAAAGGGTAAGTTAAAGTGAAATTAATTTGCCactgaaaatgtatttggtAAAGATGGATGTTTGTTTTGCTACCGTCTAAATGATGCAAAAGTGCTTAAATCTACACACTTCATGTAGAAACTGCTTCAtttgcatttgaaaatgttatCCTGGAATTATCCTGGAATATGATTTGGAATTATCCTGGAATATGAtttgcatttgaaaatgtagttttcaataataatcaaaaatgtttatggcattttctatttaactgggatgttttgggaagAATTGGCGGGGATTTGTTACAGACAAAATACACACCGCGATACACTGCAAATTACATGCAACCATGTATCTAGCTAATTGAAAAAGCTCTCTTTACTGCACTGTGTGAACAGGTAACTCTATGTAATATTTTATGTGGAGCTTTTTTTATTCAGGGTGCAAATGccccaccaaaacaagttccttaccAAGACCATTTAGCCCATTTGTGTCCAGGACTTAGCGTTGCCCaaagacgactgtgattggtttaaagaaatgcaaacaacccagagcatttttttctccctccctaaTTGACAagatagagctcaacagtccctCCTTCAAGAGACCTTGGGTTCCGGAAGTAAATTTTCCATTAATTTCTCCTATTGACGTCTGGAAAAATCTGTATTTAGAGTTTTAGACCATGCCTTACGACCTTACGTGAGCATACAACATGTCATTTAGAGTGACAAAATGATCAGATaatccaaaaaaagtcaaaggtacaagactgtgtacatattttcattatagAGTGAAGGAACTACTCTTCCCATAAACTACCGCATACCACTGAATAAAGGAAGCTAACgtttgtttagctaacagctaagacagcatgtaataactttaaaagaccctcaaagtaaaaccagaaaataaccgttaaaatatataacagctgttacatcAGCTGTAGCCTGTTTTTCCCAGTGTAAAGTTTGAGTTAACGTTCTTTTAGACTGAATAAAGgtgtcagctagcggttagcagaattagctgttagctaaacctAGTGGAGGTGAATGACGGATAGTGCAGGCAGCACAGATCGGGTACCGATAGCTCCCCCTCCTCACCAgcatgagttccaccaatcagaggcatcacTGAGGGATTGTGGGATTGTTCAGAATTGTGAAGTACTTATTCAAGACATTGTGAATAATagacatttatctcaaaacaaggttggtgcCCCATGAACTTTTTGCATCTATGTGAGCATATACAATCACTTAGTCATGCCGTAGCTGGTTTTCAGTCTTCCATCAATCGTTGTGATTTTATGGCTTGTACTCCAATCATCATTAgagaaattgcattgtattttaaataaaatgaaacatgcTTTGCTGGCTCACCTACTGTTAATGAATCCCTATATTGTCCTTTTAAATGTGTCCCTCCTCATGACAGGAAATTGCTGAACCTCTCTTTCATCTGAAGTTGGCCATGGAACAGCTCGCAGACAGTCAGACCTTTAGATGTATTCTCGCAACGGTGTTAGCGATCGGTAACTTTCTCAATGGATGTAAGGTGAGTGATCACAATCTTTATCTTTAATGCACTTTCTTCTTTCCCGCAAAATTCTCACATTACATTGTGATATGTCAAGGCCCGTGGTTTTGAGCTGAGCTACCTGGGGAAGCTGTCCCAAGTGAGGGATACACACACCCGCCAGCCCCTGCTGCATCATgtctgtgtgctgctgctgcagctctacCCACAATCCTCTGACCTCTACTCTGACATCACTGCTGTTACTAAAGCTGGAAAGGTGCGTAgttgggcctgtgtgtgtgtttgttagtcTCCTAAGTGTGTATGTTATGCTGCATGTGAGTAGGAGGGGAGGCTATGACAAATTGATTCAAACTCATTTTCAAGATCAGGTAGAAAAGGAATGTAAACCAAGTCAACCCTGGAACTAAAACTAATGTAATCCTATTTCAAACAGACAACACATTATGTTAAATCATTCAAAATTAATCTAAGTAACAATGCACTCCAAAATGCACCAATTCTCTCTCTTGTTCACAGTTTGACTACTCCCTAGTCTTGTCCAACCTTACCCAGCTAGAGGTCCTGTGCAAAGCATCATGGGAGCAGCTAAAGCTTTTAGACAAGGcggaggagaagaggaaaggaggaaaggtggagaagaggagaggaggaggaaatgagGCTTTGGCCCCAGAGGGTTCGCTTCGTCACCGCCTGCCACAGATTTTAAGAGAATACGAGGAACGGCTGAAGGTTCTGAGAGCGGTCCATCGTCGGGTTATTAACAGGTGCAAGGACATggttcatttcattttgttgacatttttggtgaTAAGTGCTCCTTGATGTGGTGCTGTAAGTAAAATTGGCATCAAACATCATGTTCAGTTGCTACCATTGGTAATTTTAGACCCGTTTAAGGAGGCTCAAGCCCCATTAAATTTCATCTCAGCCcccttaaaaataaatttaatttaattttttcactcaatcaatcaacatcGGTTGTCCCCAAAGAAGAAGTTGGTAATTTCATGGCAcagattagaacccaaattgaaacATAAGCAACTAAAATTGAAGAATGTTAGAACACTGTGTCAAATTGGTCGTGACTGTGACTTATAAAGTGTCAGGGTAGAGTGCTAATAAAAACGTTAGCTGACGTTGTAGTTTATTGGCTAATGACTAGCCAATAATAGTTACTGatttagtgtgtttgtgtgtgtgtgtgtgtgtgtgttctctatTGGGGCTGATTCCTCTAAAAGGTCTGATCATAGAATCGCCCCTGATTTCTACCATGTTGTCTTTgcctgtatatttttttaaagtgaggCCAAAAGTTGTCCTTCTCATTGTTGTTAAGTTTTAGTTATGGAGTAAAACTTTCGGTTTTCCTTTACATTTTTGGTCCTCCAGGTTCCACTCTTTCCTCTTGTTCCTGGGCTACTCACGAGCTATGGTAAAAGACACCAAAGTGGAAGAATTTTGTAAAACCATCAGCAACTTTTCTTTGGAGTACAGGACCACACAGCAGGCCATCgtcctgcagagagagagggaacaacagaaaagtggAGAAGAAAGCCCAGGCCCTTACACGTCTGGAGGCAGGAGGAAACGTCAACAAACTTCAACAcaggttgtcttttttttttttcaaatgaagcACCATTCAGGACAAAATGATTGATAACCAGGTATGTATTGATCCACCAGGAAAATGAGGAGCAGTGTCGGCTGGAGGAAGTGCTGAGAACACCTGATTCCATCTCAAGACTGGATAGCACGCTGCCACGAAACCGCAGGAGGATGGCTGACATCCAAGGTACTTTATACACTCCATTTTTGTTCTCTCtttattgattgaatgtgtCATACTGAACCCACATCTGTTTATATCTCAGGTCCAATCTCACGGAAAATGAAGTGGTAACCCTGCTGATAGACTTTGAAAAGCCATTCCCCCACTGGTGTGATTGAATAAAgttgtttgtaattgttattTATGACATTGTTGTTAAAAGTGACATTTCTGCAGCAAGATGTTGTTTCGCAGTAAGAAAATGGACAGATGCATGGGATTTCAATGCCATTCAATTTTTATTAATCATGTTTGAGTTGTAAAGATGcttttaaggtcccatggcataaaaacgtcactttatgagttttttttaacattaatatgagttgtCCCAgcttgcctatggtcccccagtgaatagaaatggtgataggtgtaaattgagccctgggtattccgctctgcctttgagaaaatgaaagctcagatgggccaatctggagtCTTCCCCCTATGgcgtcataaggggaaaggttacatcccctttctctgctttgcccgcccagagaatttggcccacccttgagaaagagagcaacatcatggcttgcaaacaagcattattattattattattattattatacagtaggcctattaggggaccactaagggctgTATAAAAGTATCCATAAAAAcagcatgtcataggacctttaaagtttgttttgataaaaagaaatcaaacgagtgtgtgtgtgtgtgtgtgtgtgtgtgtgtgtgtgtgtgtgtgtgtgtgtgtgtgtgtgtgtgtgtgtgtgtgtgtttgtgcacatcaCAGCTGCAATCTGTATTAACGCTATTCTGTATTAAAGTCAAGTGCATTAAAgtctgttttgattttttaaaagcaaccgtgtgtgtgtaaatgaagtaattttaaaagaaaacattaacaGAAGAGCATTAACAAAAGCATTTGCCAAAATAAAGTCTCAAaatatgatgaaaataaaaatcaggTTTAGACATAGTTGCCCTCCACTTCATAATTGTACATTATGCTACATTACATTGCTTTTCATACGCTATTTTAATTGGAACGCAGCGCGTGGACATTTCGCTTTTCGTCATGGTTTACGTGTACAAAATAATACAGAATCGATATCAACTTTTCTAAGCTATGAAATATCAGGATAGCACTCGTAGTGTGGGCAGCAGTCTGAACGTCTTGGGAGTGTTATTCAAATCAATCGATTCGCGATTCGTCATTCACGAGCCGGACTGGCAAACCTACCTGCCAATCCCTGAAGAGTTTAGCCACACAGGGTGGTTTAAATATCCAATCAGAAACGAAGACGCAGCAGTGGGCGTGTCCCTGcttctgttgtgtgtgtatgagtcgACGCCATTTCGTGTCCACTGGTTTCAAGGTGATACAATCAGCCTGCAGAGCCGTTAACGG comes from Etheostoma spectabile isolate EspeVRDwgs_2016 chromosome 19, UIUC_Espe_1.0, whole genome shotgun sequence and encodes:
- the si:ch211-63p21.2 gene encoding FH1/FH2 domain-containing protein 1; translation: MKESDQTKDYPMTWDFDLSWNSFLKPAARLCLNTLDFSDLWDEEDSTEDEGTQSTNESSLCLQAPPAPPPLPPPPPLGSPLPSASHKGAIKCRTLKLHWRELQSLAPLPRMTRFGTKTIWAGLEPVHLDTNRLEYLFESKGSSTSFNLASGRQKQPSVSVLGMKRSNIITIALSRLPPPRLLPPAIYSMDSSVLDREDVQRLKALIPTEEELGLIKETKAQNPLSPLAPAELCLLTLGEIPHLNSRLQLWAFALDYDSLEREIAEPLFHLKLAMEQLADSQTFRCILATVLAIGNFLNGCKARGFELSYLGKLSQVRDTHTRQPLLHHVCVLLLQLYPQSSDLYSDITAVTKAGKFDYSLVLSNLTQLEVLCKASWEQLKLLDKAEEKRKGGKVEKRRGGGNEALAPEGSLRHRLPQILREYEERLKVLRAVHRRVINRFHSFLLFLGYSRAMVKDTKVEEFCKTISNFSLEYRTTQQAIVLQREREQQKSGEESPGPYTSGGRRKRQQTSTQENEEQCRLEEVLRTPDSISRLDSTLPRNRRRMADIQGPISRKMKW